One Nicotiana sylvestris chromosome 12, ASM39365v2, whole genome shotgun sequence genomic window carries:
- the LOC104212270 gene encoding formin-like protein 1 gives MRSSLFSLILIFTFFLFTFSTTATATTIHYHRRLLHQPLFPFHRPLAPTSIPSINTKPPFPSPQFDYPYFTPFPPPPITSKDLATFPANISSLILPHSSRSSKSSITSKFIAILVSVSLLSVAFVTAFVLFFFLHRHPHREDKSYDHERSDSRRLVSPNATPSHVEFGSTHYLYTLENSRKINEDGAQSSTATNDCVTLHFQMLRSPELHPLPPLPRQNFKQNHKNADSAGSPEYAEEQEFFSPGGSSGDICSSNFFEKSPYAYFEGYFHNLNAYPNSNSSNDSLSYSPSGKSNLRFILPPVEQGSLSSSSLSSGSTRISPPCVSNFSVQIPESSMRKFSNSGRYVSIKLPPPPPLPPRPRFCEGSTVTEPLVVENCERSVPVLIKKATGNSESSEAVERRNEENMKPKLKPLHWDKVRASSDRAMVWDQLNSSTFQLNEEMIQTLFTVNSSNLNSKDVVRRPMIPVMNQENQVLDLKKSQNIAILLRAIQITSDEVCEALLEGDADTLGAELLESLIKMAPTKEEERKLKVFKDESSFKLGPAEKFLKGVLDIPFAFKRVDAMLYMCCFDSDFEYLRTSFQTLETACEELRNSRIFLKLLEAVLRTGNRMNVGTNRGDARAFKLDTLLKLVDIKGADGKTTLLHFVLHETIRAEGSHLSVADLNPNVEKNQQSVVCDKAEFKKNFLEVFSGLSHELANVKKAAVMETDILSNEVAKLATGVTKITDVLKLNEELVLSESSRKFFESMNGYLKKAQEEIINIQAQEDVALSMVKELTEYFYGDSAKEEARPIRIFMVVRDFLSILDQVCKDLSK, from the exons ATGCGCTCTTCACTATTCAGCCTCATTCTAATCTTCACCTTCTTCCTTTTCACCTTCTCTACTACTGCCACTGCCACTACTATCCACTACCATCGCCGGCTTCTCCACCAACCGCTTTTCCCCTTTCATCGTCCTCTCGCGCCAACTTCAATTCCATCCATTAACACTAAACCTCCATTTCCTTCTCCTCAGTTTGATTATCCATATTTCACGCCTTTTCCTCCTCCTCCAATAACTTCTAAAGATCTTGCCACTTTCCCTGCTAACATTTCCTCTCTCATTCTACCACACTCCTCGCGTTCCTCTAAAAGTTCCATCACCAGCAAATTCATTGCCATTCTCGTCTCTGTCTCACTCCTCTCTGTTGCATTCGTCACTGCTTTTGtcctctttttcttccttcatCGCCACCCTCACCGCGAAGACAAAAGCTATGATCACGAGAGAAGTGATAGTCGTCGCCTTGTTTCACCTAATGCAACCCCCTCTCATGTAGAATTTGGCAGTACACATTATCTTTACACACTTGAGAATTCTAGAAAAATCAATGAAGATGGTGCTCAATCTTCCACAGCAACAAATGACTGTGTTACACTACACTTCCAAATGTTAAGATCACCAGAACTCCACCCTCTCCCTCCATTGCCACGTCAAAATTTcaaacaaaatcataaaaatgctGATTCGGCAGGATCACCTGAATATGCCGAGGAGCAAGAATTCTTCTCCCCCGGAGGATCATCTGGGGATATATGTAGTTCCAATTTCTTTGAAAAGAGTCCCTATGCATATTTTGAAGGTTATTTCCATAACCTGAATGCATATCCGAATTCCAATTCTTCAAATGATTCATTATCCTATAGTCCTTCTGGAAAATCGAATTTGAGGTTTATTCTTCCACCAGTGGAACAAGGATCATTGTCATCGTCTTCGTTATCTTCTGGCAGTACTCGAATCTCCCCTCCTTGTGTTTCAAATTTCTCAGTCCAAATTCCAGAGTCTTCTATGAGGAAATTCAGCAATTCAGGGAGGTATGTATCGATAAAACTGCCACCTCCACCACCACTACCACCTAGGCCAAGGTTCTGTGAAGGTTCAACAGTCACAGAACCTCTAGTAGTCGAAAATTGTGAGCGATCAGTGCCAGTTTTAATCAAGAAAGCTACTGGAAATTCTGAAAGTTCAGAAGCTGTTGAAAGGAGGAATGAAGAAAATATGAAGCCAAAGCTCAAGCCTTTGCATTGGGATAAAGTCAGGGCCAGTTCAGATAGAGCAATGGTTTGGGATCAACTGAATTCTAGCACTTTCCA GTTAAATGAGGAAATGATTCAAACATTATTCACTGTAAATTcttcaaatttgaattcaaaagaTGTCGTAAGGCGCCCAATGATCCCAGTAATGAATCAAGAGAATCAGGTGCTTGATTTGAAGAAGTCTCAGAATATTGCAATTTTGTTGAGGGCAATTCAGATCACTAGTGATGAAGTTTGTGAAGCACTTTTAGAAG GTGACGCAGACACACTGGGAGCGGAGCTACTGGAGAGTCTAATAAAGATGGCTCCTACAAAAGAAGAAGAGCGGAAGCTGAAGGTTTTCAAAGATGAATCATCATTCAAACTAGGCCCTGCTGAGAAATTTCTCAAGGGAGTTCTTGATATACCTTTTGCATTCAAGAGGGTGGATGCAATGCTTTACATGTGTTGTTTTGATTCAGACTTTGAATACCTTAGGACATCATTTCAGACGCTAGAG ACTGCATGTGAAGAACTAAGGAATAGTAGGATATTCTTAAAGCTTCTAGAAGCTGTACTCAGAACTGGTAACCGCATGAACGTTGGAACGAACAGAGGAGATGCTCGTGCCTTCAAGCTCGACACGCTTCTTAAGCTTGTAGATATTAAAGGTGCTGATGGGAAGACAACCCTTTTGCATTTTGTTCTTCATGAAACTATTCGAGCAGAAGGTTCTCATCTTTCTGTTGCTGATCTAAATCCAAATGTTGAAAAGAATCAGCAATCTGTCGTTTGCGATAAGGCTGAGTTTAAAAAAAATTTCCTTGAGGTTTTTTCTGGCTTGAGCCATGAGCTTGCCAATGTGAAGAAAGCAGCTGTTATGGAGACTGATATTCTTAGCAATGAAGTTGCAAAACTAGCAACTGGAGTTACAAAAATTACTGATGTCCTAAAGCTGAATGAAGAGTTGGTTTTGAGTGAAAGTAGCAGAAAGTTTTTCGAGTCGATGAATGGAT